The Deltaproteobacteria bacterium DNA window AAATAAATACGCGTGAGAAACTACGCCATCACGAGCTGCGCGGAGCAGTATATTTTTCTGAAATTCGTGACCAATTATATTTTCAAACATCGACTCGGGTGACCAATGGCCTAAGCCAGATAAATTATGAGAATTATCCACTCAAGATGTCAGCCCTTCAAGGACCAGTTTTCTAATCTCCTCATGTATTTCCAGAGGGTCCCTTTCGGCGTTTATCTTTTTGATTCTAGCGGGGTCCTTCCGGGCAATCAGCATATATCCCTGCCTTATCATTTCATGAAACTCAAGCGGCTCCTCGTCCATCTTTGTTATTGCGCCCCTGTCTTTCAGCCTTGACAGACCCTCTCTGACGGGAAGGTTGAGCAGAAATGTAATATCCGGAGCCGTATCCAGTGCGGACGATTTGGCGGCCTTGCTTACGAACCTCATATCGAGTTTTCTTCCGTACCCCTGATAAACAATCGTCGAGTCGTAGAACCTGTCGCAAATCACCACCTCTCCGCTCCTGAGTCTCGGGGCTATAAAATCCTTCACGTGCTGCGCCCTGTCGGCGCAAAAAAGAAAAAGCTCGGCGAGCGGGTCAAGCTCAAGCTCTCTTTCCTCAAGTATTACAGTTCTGATAAGATTCCCGAGCCGCCCCCAGCCGGGCTCCCGTGTCAGAGTGGCCTTATAGCCCCTTCCTGAAAGAAACTCTTCAAGCAGTTTTGCCTGGGTGCTTTTTCCGCTGCCTTCTATGCCTTCGAATGTTATGAACATAATTGGAAATTTCCCCGCGGATTAGAGAATTCAGAATATCATACAACCGGTTTTGGACCGGATGATATGGATATACCGGAGAATCCTACCATAATATCCTCAATCGATACAAGATCGGGGCGCGTTTCAAGCCCCTGTCGCCTCGTAGAGATTTTTGATTTCGGACTCCGCGAGACTCCTCCACTTCCCTCTGGGCAGGCCTCCCAGGCTCACGGGCCCTATGGAAATTCTTTTTAACTGTCTTACGGGATTATCGAAGCTGTAAAAAAACCTTTTGACCAGATGGTTTCTGCCTTCATGAAAACATATTTCTACAGTCGTAGAATCCTTGCCTCTTTTTATTACTTTAATGGAATCCGGCTTTGCGGGGCCGTCTTCGAGCAGAGCGCCTTTCTTCATCATCTCAAGCGTACTGTCATCTATAGGTTTTTTCACAATAGCCCTGTAAACCTTTTTGATTTCGTACCTGGGATGAAGAACCCTGTTCGCAAGCTCCCCGTCATTCGTGAGTATAATCAACCCTTCAACATCGTAATCGAGCCTTCCGACAGGATAGACCCTTTGAGGTATATCTCTTATCAATTCCTCTATCGTCCTTTTCTCGTCCTGCCCCTCCCCGAGCGCGGTCAGATAGAGCTTGGGTTTATTCAGTATCAAGTACCTCTTAACTTCAGGCTCTATGACGCGCCCCTGAACTTCTATCATGTCCCTGTCCGTATCGACGGTCCTGCCGAGCTCAGCCTCTACCCTGCCGTTAATCTTTACATGGCCGCTCTTAATAAGCTCGTCCGCTTTCCTCCTGGACGATACACCGCACATGGAAAGATATTTATTTAATCTGAGTATCAAAGTTTCGCGCCCTTCATCCGGGCTTTGTTATCTCGCAAAAAGCGCTTCCCTCTTGGCCCAGTACGTCACATCTTTTCCCCTTATGCGGAATTTTACGAAGCCCGAGCCCTTATCCGTCATAAAGGCCTTTTCGTTTCCCCTGAACTTAACGCAGCGTTTGCCGTCGGAAAGAAGATGCTCGGCAAGCTCAATCTCGTCTCTATCCGTAAATTCGTAGTATTTCTGAATATCAATTCTGCTGTAGCACGCCGGGTAACCAGCCTCGGTAAAGCATTCCCTATGCTGAAAATCACAGGTTGATTTTACTGCGCGGGCGAAATCGATTGGCAGCACCGTCAGAATGAGCAGGACAGCCACAGTCAAGAAAGACCCGAACGCTCTCCGGGCAAAATTACCGGTTATATAGATTTTCATGAAAATTGTTCTCTTAGTCTCATCCTCTTCACGAAGCTCTCGTGAGGTTAATTCATGCCCATATCAATACTTTGCAGAGTATAACCCGCGGGCGGAGCCATATCCGCAGCGTTAATGTTTCCCTTTTTCGAGGATTTAAAAGTTGATTCGGCCTCTACGCTTCCCCCTTCATACTCTATTGTTTCTATCGGGAAGCCGTTTAACTTCCGCAATTGATCGAAAACGCTTCTCTCAAACTGCACCTGTGAGCCGACCATACTTCCGCTTTTTGAGAAGGATTTTGTCATCTGATCCATAAAGTCCGCCATCTGGAGCATAACCGACATCATTTCCTCACCGCCCTCTATACCGTTCCAGTTAGCCACACAGTGCTCTCTTATTTTCTCATCCCCTTTATATACATCGTATTTAACGCATGAAATACCGTTTACCTTACCCGACCCCGTTTTCTTAAGTACGGGCTCCACGTAATTCTGCCCTGCCATGCCCGGCATTTTCCTCTTCATCATTTCCTTTATTTGCTCCCTCTGCTCAGGCGGCATATCCTTCATGGCCGCCTCCATCTGACTCATTGCCTCATTCATTTTTTGCGCAAGGGTATCCATCATCGCCTCGTCCATAATCATATATGTCTTATCTTCATGGTTTATTATCATTATTTCTTTCTTATCCCCTATGAATATCATCGACCCTTCGAGCTTCTCACGGTTTTCATAGAAATCCATCCTCAGACTGTTATCCTTGACCTTGCCCTTAATCCGATCGAGCGATTCCGGGTTTATCTCTTTCTGCTCCAATTCAAAAAGCACGTCCGCATAGGAATTCAGAGTGATAAAGATTGTGACCAGTACTGACGCCAATATTTTCAACATCGCTGTCCTCCATTTTTTTGACACTAATTTTAACATATTAAGCGCCTTATTCACCCAAAAATCAACCCGAAATAATTCAGCCCCGGACACACCCCGGATTCTTGACAATTCCCCCATTACACTTAACCTAATGCTGTGATTAATCAGTACATTCCCATACTTATAATATTCATACTCGCTATCGGTCTTGCGGCAGCTATGCTGGGGCTTTCCTCCGTTCTGGGACCGAGACGGGATTCAAGGAGGAAGCTTGCTCCGTACGAGTCCGGGATACCGCCTACAGGGGATACAAGAGGCAAATTTTCCATTAAATATTACCTCATCGGCGCATTATTCATACTGTTTGATGTTGAGGCGGTATTTCTCTTCGCATGGGCTGTGGTATTCAAGGAACTCGGGCTTCTGGCATTTATTGAAATAATGGTGTTTTTTGTAGTTATAATAGGCGGTTACTTTTATATAGTTAAAAAGGGAGCTCTTGAATGGGAGTAAATTCGACACCGCTTCTGGGCGGCGACGGTTTTATAACGACTACTATCGAGTCTTTCGCAAACTGGGGGAGAAAGAACAGCCTCTGGCCGATGCCGTTCGGCACCGCGTGCTGCGCCATTGAAATGATGGGCGTGTTCGCTTCCAGGTTCGATCTGTCGAGGTTCGGCGCCGAGGTCGCGAGATTCTCGCCGAGGCAGGCCGACCTCATGATCGTATCCGGAACAATCACCTACAAAATGGCTTCCGTGTGCAGGAGAATATACGACCAGATGCCGGAGCCCAAGTGGGTAATAGCTATGGGCTCGTGCACCTGCGGCGGAGGGCCCTTCGACAGCTATGCAGTAGTACAGGGGATCGACGAGTTTTTGCCCGTAGATGTATATGTGGGCGGCTGTCCCCCCAGACCCGAAGCCGTCATCGACGCTGTGATGAAAATACAGAAGAAGATCGAGTTGCAAGGGGCCCCTGTTGTATGAGTTTTGATCTTTCCTCACTTACGGATTCCCTAAATACCGAATTTCCCGGCGCAGTGAAGACCATAATCGAATACAGAGGGGAAACAACTCTCGTTGTATTAAAGGAGAAAGTATCAGAGATATGCCGCAGCCTTAAAGACGATTTCGGCTTTACTTTTCTCGCCGATCTTACCGCCGTCGACTACCTTGAGGTTAAGACACCCCGCTACGAAGTCGTATACCACGTGCACAGATTCGGCCCGGAATTTGACGAAAATATAAGGATCAGGTTAAAAGCCGAGGTCGAGGGAAAAGAACCCACAATTGATTCTGTAACCCCTGTATGGAGCGGAGCGGACTGGCTTGAGAGGGAGGTGTACGATATGTTCGGTATAGAGTTCACCGGGCACCCCGATCTGAGAAGAATACTCATGCCGGATGACTACGAGCCCTTTCCGCTCAGAAAGGACTTTGACGTCAGGAACCGCGAGGCCTCAAAAAGATCATTCGAGAAAGAGCTCGAGAGGGGGACGGAATAATGGAACGAGTCGAGTTCATAAGCGAAGAATCGGTGCTGGATACGGAGACCGGCGCCCGAACCGAAACAATGATGCTCAACATGGGCCCGCAGCACCCGGCGACTCACGGAGTGCTTCGCGTGGTACTGCATCTCGACGGAGAAGTCGTCGTAAAGGCAATTCCCCATATCGGCTACCTTCACCGCGGAATAGAAAAATTATGCGAGCACATAACATATCAGATGTGCCTCCCTTACACCGACCGCATGGATTATCTGGCCTCGATTTGCAACAACATAGGCTTTATACTGAGCGTCGAAAAGCTTCTGGGAATAGAGGACGAGATTCCCGAAAGGGCGAAGACAGCCGAAGTAATACTATTCGAGTTAGGGCGCATTGAATCACATCTCGTCGGCATAGGCACGAACGCGCTCGACCTGGGCGCGATGAGTGCGTTCCTCTACTGCTTTAAAGAAAGGGAGAGGATATACGACATCCTGGAGACAGTATGCGGCGCGAGGCTCACAACCTCCTACCCGAGGGTCGGGGGGCTGCCGCTCGACCTCCCGGATGATTTTGAGGAGAAGGTCAGAAATTTTCTCAGGATTTTCCCCAAGACCCTGACGGAAGTGGACAAGCTCCTCACGAGAAACCGCATCTGGATCGAGAGAACAAAAGGAATAGCGTTCATAAGCGCCGAGGACGCGATAGATCTCGGACTCACCGGTCCCGCGCTCAGGGGGAGCGGAGTTCCTTACGATGTCAGAAAAGCTATGCCTTATCTCGGTTATGAAAATTACGACTTCGAGGTCCCGGTCGCAACGGACGGAGACGCCTATTCCCGGTTTCTATGCAGACTCGAAGAGATGAATCAGAGCCTCAAAATTATAGAGCAGGCTCTGGACAACCTGCCTGACGGCCCTTATGCCGCGGACCTTCCTGATGTGGTACTGCCAAAGAAGGAGCTTACCTATACGAAAATGGAGTCTCTTATCAGACACTTCGTACTTGTTTACGAAGGGTTCAAGCCGCCTGCCGGCGAAGTACAGCACGCTGTTGAAAACCCGAAGGGCGAACTCTCCTACTATCTTGTAAGCGACGGCTCCGGAAAACCTTACAGAATGAGGGTGAGGGGACCGTCATTCGTCAATATGCAGGCCCTTCCTCAAATGGTCAAAGGCAGCCTCGTGGCGGATGTTATAGCCGCTATCGGCAGCCTTGATATTGTTCTCGGCGAAATAGACAGATAATCCGAAATAGCATCCGGCGACGCCGGACCCGATAAAACCCGTCGTAAAAGGAACAAGAGCAACCCTCTTCATATCTCCAACCAGATGCAGAATTATATGATCTGACCGGCCACGGGCAGGATTTTAAAGCGACGACCAGCATTTAGTGGCCAGCGGGTTATAGTCGCCGTTATGAATGTGGACGCAAAGGCTCTGGCCAAGC harbors:
- the tmk gene encoding dTMP kinase, producing MFITFEGIEGSGKSTQAKLLEEFLSGRGYKATLTREPGWGRLGNLIRTVILEERELELDPLAELFLFCADRAQHVKDFIAPRLRSGEVVICDRFYDSTIVYQGYGRKLDMRFVSKAAKSSALDTAPDITFLLNLPVREGLSRLKDRGAITKMDEEPLEFHEMIRQGYMLIARKDPARIKKINAERDPLEIHEEIRKLVLEGLTS
- a CDS encoding pseudouridine synthase, whose translation is MILRLNKYLSMCGVSSRRKADELIKSGHVKINGRVEAELGRTVDTDRDMIEVQGRVIEPEVKRYLILNKPKLYLTALGEGQDEKRTIEELIRDIPQRVYPVGRLDYDVEGLIILTNDGELANRVLHPRYEIKKVYRAIVKKPIDDSTLEMMKKGALLEDGPAKPDSIKVIKRGKDSTTVEICFHEGRNHLVKRFFYSFDNPVRQLKRISIGPVSLGGLPRGKWRSLAESEIKNLYEATGA
- the ndhC gene encoding NADH-quinone oxidoreductase subunit A gives rise to the protein MINQYIPILIIFILAIGLAAAMLGLSSVLGPRRDSRRKLAPYESGIPPTGDTRGKFSIKYYLIGALFILFDVEAVFLFAWAVVFKELGLLAFIEIMVFFVVIIGGYFYIVKKGALEWE
- a CDS encoding NADH-quinone oxidoreductase subunit B family protein, producing the protein MGVNSTPLLGGDGFITTTIESFANWGRKNSLWPMPFGTACCAIEMMGVFASRFDLSRFGAEVARFSPRQADLMIVSGTITYKMASVCRRIYDQMPEPKWVIAMGSCTCGGGPFDSYAVVQGIDEFLPVDVYVGGCPPRPEAVIDAVMKIQKKIELQGAPVV
- a CDS encoding NADH-quinone oxidoreductase subunit C, translated to MSFDLSSLTDSLNTEFPGAVKTIIEYRGETTLVVLKEKVSEICRSLKDDFGFTFLADLTAVDYLEVKTPRYEVVYHVHRFGPEFDENIRIRLKAEVEGKEPTIDSVTPVWSGADWLEREVYDMFGIEFTGHPDLRRILMPDDYEPFPLRKDFDVRNREASKRSFEKELERGTE
- the nuoD gene encoding NADH dehydrogenase (quinone) subunit D; protein product: MERVEFISEESVLDTETGARTETMMLNMGPQHPATHGVLRVVLHLDGEVVVKAIPHIGYLHRGIEKLCEHITYQMCLPYTDRMDYLASICNNIGFILSVEKLLGIEDEIPERAKTAEVILFELGRIESHLVGIGTNALDLGAMSAFLYCFKERERIYDILETVCGARLTTSYPRVGGLPLDLPDDFEEKVRNFLRIFPKTLTEVDKLLTRNRIWIERTKGIAFISAEDAIDLGLTGPALRGSGVPYDVRKAMPYLGYENYDFEVPVATDGDAYSRFLCRLEEMNQSLKIIEQALDNLPDGPYAADLPDVVLPKKELTYTKMESLIRHFVLVYEGFKPPAGEVQHAVENPKGELSYYLVSDGSGKPYRMRVRGPSFVNMQALPQMVKGSLVADVIAAIGSLDIVLGEIDR